Part of the Citrobacter sp. Marseille-Q6884 genome, TACTCCAGGGCATACGACCGCATACAGGAGCTGGAGGGGATATTTGACGAGGAACTTGCCAAAGAAAAAGCCATTAAGGAATCGGGAAGCCTTGAAGAAATCGCGAATTGCGTGATGCAACCGCTGTATTACCAGGTATCAAAACCCACCGATGAGGCGTGGTATTACCTGCGTGTTATGGCTCCCAATATGCCAACTGTAAAAAGCACGTTTACCGCCAGTCAGTTGACCAGTTCTGCAGAGTTTAAAAAGCGTCTGTTGCATATGGCCAAAGGTGCACTCTTTACCGGCACTACTAAGCAGTTGGATATCATTTTTCGTTCTCTGCAAAACATCAAAGAGGTGAATACCATGAACTGGCTCGGGTTCAATAAAGACCATAATGCATGGATATTTAATGATGTGGCCATCAGTAAAGGACGTGTTTTCACGCTGAATGAGGAGGACTATTTTGATATTGAAAAGCTATCCATCAAAAGCCTGAGCCTGACCCCCTCATTAAACCTGAATGTGGATCTGCGTGATTTTGAAACGAACTGGGTTAATGACATCTGGACGGCGTTCGGAACCAAAGGCTATATCGCGCTGGCGTTCTGGCTGGGGTCTTTTTTTGCTGAGCAGCTGCGCCAGCGTAATAAGTCCTATCCATTCCTTGAGATAGTGGGCGAGCCGGGAACCGGTAAATCCACGCTGATAGAATTTCTGTGGAAGCTCTGCGGCCGTGAGGATTACGAGGGTTTTGATCCATCGAAATCAACGGCTGCCGCGCGTGGCCGTAACTTCTCTCAGGTATCAAATCTGCCTGTTGTTCTGATTGAAGGTGATCGCCAGTCGGTTGAAGGGAAGTCCAAAAACCTCCGGGCGTTTGATTATGACGAGCTGAAATCCCTCTATAACGGACGCGCATCCCGCGCCCTCGGCATCAAGACCAACAATAACGAGACATACGAACCACCGTTCAAAGGTGCAATAGTCATCGCGCAGAACGCCGATGTTGATGGCTCAGAGGCGCTGTTATCCCGTCTGATTCATATTGCAACTGACCGTTCTGGCCAGACGCCTGAGACAACAGCTGCTGCTGTACGTCTTGAGCAGATGCCGGTTCAGGCAGTATCAGGTTTTTTGATAAAAGCGACATCGATGGCTGATGAACTGCTGGCAGAGTACGACAAGCATCTGGCTATAGCTCAGCAGCAATTTAAGGCGCAGGGCATCATTAAATCTAACCGTATCAGTCTCAATCACGCGCAAATTCAGGCAATGCTGGCCGTTTTGCCACTGGTTGTGCCGGTACCTACTGATCGCATTCAGCAGACCTGGAAATACGCAGTAACGCTGGCAGAAGAACGTCAGAGAGCGCTCAATCAGGATCACCCACTGGTGCAGGAATTCTGGGAAATGTTTGATTACCTGGACGGTCAGGAATCAGCAGGAATGAACCACTCCGCCATATCTGAACCGAACGAAATTGCTGTCAACTTTAACCATTTTGAAGAGGTGGCCGCGCACTACCGGCAGCGCCTCAACTTTACGATGGTTGATATCAAAAAGCTGCTTAAGAACGGGAGTAAACGCAAATATCTGCGTACCTGCTCTGTGCGTAGTGACGTCAGCAAACAGTTCAATCAAGGAAAAGACACTGCATATCGGCGTTCTGAAACGTATTACTGTTGGGTATTTAGTCGGGAAAAATAATGGGGATATTATGAATATTTTTTGCAAACTTTATGAGGTTGGTAGTTTTCAGGTGCTTGTTGAAAAAATCATTGATGATGAAGATAAACCGGCGATTTTATTTCGCTGGCATCCTGAAGACGGATTAATTAAATCTACTGATTATAAAATCAGCTTTAATTCATTGCAGGCCAGAAATGTTGTTTTCCATAATATGAATTTAACATTTATCCGATTGATGATTGAGAAATGTCAACATCATATTGATTTGCTTAATGGGGGAAGTACGACACTAAACGATATTAACGTTGGCTGGATGGGGTTTGATCCAGCACAGGTTAGCGAGGATAAATAATGGACGAAATAACGAAAGAACGGCTGATTGACCTATATTCATTTGAAATGAATATATCGCCTGAAGAGGTGCAGAAACTCGCGAGAATGGCGTTAAGATTGTCAGACGAGCTACAGAAACGTTGCAAGGTTGATAACGCCGAACCTGTATATCAAATCAGAATGCGTCCGCCAGGGGATAGCCTATGGTTTTCATGGATTGATTGCGCGGAGGGTGCATATAATGCCGCGCTGCGTTATACCACTGAACCTGATATTGATGGATGTATTTATCAGGCACGTAAACTCTACGCCGCACAGCCGCCAGTTGGTAATTCCTGAGACTCTGCCATGCTCCGTTGCATTAAAGCCAGGGCTTATCATTGGCAAGGGCTGCAAAACAGAGACTTTGCTGACTGCGTTGCAGCGTTGGTGACCATAAATCGAAATTGACGTTTTGACGCCGGAAGAGCGTACAAAGCAGGAATTATAACATTGCTGGCCTGTCCAGTCCCTTCAGCCTTCCCATCAGCTCGACCTTTTTCTTTGGGTCGAGTGAGCCAATTAGCCCCACCAGTAAGTCATCTAATGATTTTCTGCTGGGGCTGAGAGTATGTTTAAACGATACCTGCAGAACGTATGTATGGCCGCAATTCACGTCACTGCAGGCACAATACGCTTCAGTGAGTTGAGGGTGAATGGGATTGGTTGATTTAATCACCGCTCTGGCCCCGCATTCTGGACACTTAATCCGCATTTTACGCTCCTTGCTATCACCAGATTTAATATTCATTTGCGCTTAAAATTTACCCCATTATGCATCAACTTGTTCCGATTGTGTAAAGATAATGCGCAAACTTGCGGGGATGTCACTGTCATTATTCACGGCGTCCCGGATGAGTTTTTGTATCGGGGTAACCTCATCCCGCTGGTATGCGTCCCGTGTTTTTGTGATATCCGGGAATGAGCTGTTGTTGTTCGGCATCATCCCGGCCAGTCCGGGCGGGAAACGATGGGCATTCAGGATGTCCTGCATCGAGATATTCTTGATGTTCACAAACTCATCTTTTGCGGTCATGTCACTGACGGGTAAAAGCTGTACACCTTTTTCTTTCCCGCCCGGGATGTTGATCATCATGGATTTGAAGTTGCCTACACCTTTGCCAGCCGCAATTTGTTGTTTCATCTCATCTTCCATTTCGTCCGTCATGTTCGGGTCAGTGGTGTACAGGATGTATCCGAGATGAGCGCCGTTTTTGTAATAACGGCGTCGGAAAATAGTGGCTTCATTGTTGAGCATGGCACTGTGGATGCCCCCGAGATAATCGGGTTTACCGTATACCTGCTGACGTGTGTCATAGAGTTTGATAAAGACAATATCTTTCTCGGCATACGTCAGCGCTCCGCTTTTCTGCAGGATGTAAAATTTCTGGTCCTTGCCGCGGCGCAGATAAAGTGAGGGCAGGGGATGCAGGCCAATCACTTTACCAAAAGCATTACGCAGTTTGAGCAACGCAACATCGCCAAATGTGAGCAGATTCATCACTGCAGCCTGAATATTTTCCTGCATCATGCCGCCACCGCTGACAAAATCGGCGGTGATCATGTTGGTTCTGGCTCGCAAAATACCACCATGCTGGCCGTTGATATCTGGCAATTCAGCAAGCGCCAGCCGGTTGACTGGCAGGGTGTAGAACTGGCTCGAACTGTCGTAATACACCGGTTTATATTCCAGCGGGTTGAGGATAGCCCGCTCCGGGTTGCCAAAGGTGATCATGCTCATTTTCTGCTGCGCCGGCGCGGTGTTTTCTGCCGTTACGGGTTTACGGTTCTTTTTGCTCATCCCAGAATCCATCTTGATTTGCGTTTATGTTCGGTATTCAGCGGCTCGTTCTGCATAGCGTGTGATATCGCCCAGAATGAGTCGGCGTGCCCGGTTTCCTGTGACCGCGTAGCGACGAACGTCATGGCGTTACCGCTGGCGGTGGTGGTGCGTTTGATGGCCATAAAGCTGGCCGCGATGTCCTTGTCTTCCCGGTCCCACTCGATGCGATTGCCGCCAACCACGTCGATCATCTTCAGTACCAGACGGTTTTTACTTTCCACGCTGTAGTGGATAGGTACGGCCTCCCGGGGCGCGAATGCGCTGACAATATCGAATACACCGGCACCGATGCCCGTGACGTCGATCCCGATGTAGGTGAGGTTGTACGCCTCTTTAATTTTTTTGATTTGCTCGGCCTGGAACTTGAATGACAGACCTGTCCAGACCCATTTTCGTAATACCCGATATTTTTCGGCGGCATACAGTGGCACTGCGATAACCACAAATGTGGCGTTGTCGGTAGTGCGGCTGGGGTCATAGCCTCCCCAGACTTCCCGGTTGCCGAAGGGGCGCGGGTCATCTGGCTTAAAGTCCTGCCACATTGCCGGGTCGGTACCGCATTTCATCAGCTGGTCGAAGCCAAAAACGGCATCTTTATCGTCAACGAACACACACATAAACAGCATGTCGAAGGCGGGGCCGCTGTAGCGGTCACGCAGGTCATCAATATTTGCCAGATTAAATCCGGCTTTTACCGCGTCTTCGATGGTGACAATCAAGCGCCATTGTTTATCCGGGCATAGCCTGCCACCGTCACGCAGTTCGGCCTCGGTCGGGAACTCAATGTGTTTACGTTCCGGGCGACCCCTACGCCATTCGTCCCCGGTCCAGAACGGATACGCCTCATGCGCTTTTGAGCTGGGTGTAGAGAAATAGGTGATGCGCCAGTGGTCATGCGTGGCCATCGCTGATGCAACGTCATTCAGTTTGCGGAATTTCGGGATCCAGAAATACTCATCGATATAGACGTTGGCGCTTTCTGACTGGGCTGTATTGCTGTTTGTTCCCAGAAAACTCATTTCTGCGCCGTTGCTCAGGCGTATCGGGTTACCGGTCAGTTCGATACCGAGAAATTTATGTGCTATCTGTACGATATAGCGTCGAAACACTTCGGCCTGACGTTTTGATGCGGACAGAAAAACCTGTGGCTTTCCATTGAGGATCGCGTCTTCCAATGCCTCACCGGCAAAATACCAGGTGGCACCGAGCTGTCGGGCTTTAAGGACATTACGGATTTTCTGATGCAGGTTTTCGCGCAGTGTCAGCTGGTACCCAAACAGTACCGACACCCACTCGTTAAAGCTGTCAGCGGTTATCTCACTGACATCATTTTTGCGCTTACGGCCTTTGCGTTGCTGGATGGTACCTTCATCTGTGAGGGTACCATCCGCGCATGATTTGCCACTCTCCTGCAGGTGCTGCAGCTGCAGCAGCTTCTCTTCCCGCTTTGCGCGCTGAGCCAGCAGTTTTACGTGATGGCCAACGAGCTGATCCAGCTCCTGCAGCTCGAGCTGCGATTTGCCGTCACGGTCTGTCAGTACCTGGATACGGCGTGATAATGCGGCCTCTACACCTTCCTCGCTCAGCAGGTCACGCCAGCTGAACTTCTCGGCCCAGTAGTAGATGATGCGCACGCTGGGTAGCCGTAGCTCCTCTTTGATCTCCTGCGGTGTCCACCGTTTGAGATACAGGGCGCGGGCGACGTCCCTGATTTCCTCAGAATATTTCTGCGCCATATTCCCTCTGGCTATTGTTCCTTTTTGACCATTCTGACGGGATGGCAAGAGATTACATTCCGCTAAATTCCGCTGCGTCCCGCTATCAATACGTAGCGAAACTCCCCGAGATCCCACTAAGTGAATTTCTTTTCTCGTTCCGTTTTACTGGTGTCCAGGGACGAAAAGGGACAGGGACGTTATGCCACGTTTACGCACAGACTGGATTTGTGTTGCTACCGCAGGGAAAACAGCGGACGGACGCGAAATCAAGGAAGAATGGCTGCAGGAAGCGGCCGATACCTATAACCCACAAACTTATACCGCTCTTATCTGGCCACGCCACGACACACTTGAGGCGCGAGCGTGGAGCTATAACTACGGTGAAGTTGCT contains:
- a CDS encoding toprim domain-containing protein; the encoded protein is MNVTIQQEVVRRLINDFSFKEREQYLQQGVCPACHKKELFTSIEKPWMLKCGRENKCGKEILVKELYRDIFEDWSKRYQPTPETPNATAEAYLREARGLDTTKLAGCYTQGTFLKNGLGSATVKFKLANGRGWERIIDQPDRFNQKANFIGNYAGYWWEYPGLDLSGQKEIWITEGIFNAIALNEAGKAAVATLSSVNYPKALLDMLTEILGDKPRPRLVWAFDDDKAGRSHIIKFARRARDAGWEVSAALPSENGSSLDWNDLHLRERLEPHNITQYRHYGRLLLAESPAAKALEMYNHNSWRSFYFTFGFRTYWFELDFEKYSRAYDRIQELEGIFDEELAKEKAIKESGSLEEIANCVMQPLYYQVSKPTDEAWYYLRVMAPNMPTVKSTFTASQLTSSAEFKKRLLHMAKGALFTGTTKQLDIIFRSLQNIKEVNTMNWLGFNKDHNAWIFNDVAISKGRVFTLNEEDYFDIEKLSIKSLSLTPSLNLNVDLRDFETNWVNDIWTAFGTKGYIALAFWLGSFFAEQLRQRNKSYPFLEIVGEPGTGKSTLIEFLWKLCGREDYEGFDPSKSTAAARGRNFSQVSNLPVVLIEGDRQSVEGKSKNLRAFDYDELKSLYNGRASRALGIKTNNNETYEPPFKGAIVIAQNADVDGSEALLSRLIHIATDRSGQTPETTAAAVRLEQMPVQAVSGFLIKATSMADELLAEYDKHLAIAQQQFKAQGIIKSNRISLNHAQIQAMLAVLPLVVPVPTDRIQQTWKYAVTLAEERQRALNQDHPLVQEFWEMFDYLDGQESAGMNHSAISEPNEIAVNFNHFEEVAAHYRQRLNFTMVDIKKLLKNGSKRKYLRTCSVRSDVSKQFNQGKDTAYRRSETYYCWVFSREK
- a CDS encoding ogr/Delta-like zinc finger family protein, encoding MNIKSGDSKERKMRIKCPECGARAVIKSTNPIHPQLTEAYCACSDVNCGHTYVLQVSFKHTLSPSRKSLDDLLVGLIGSLDPKKKVELMGRLKGLDRPAML
- a CDS encoding phage portal protein, which encodes MSKKNRKPVTAENTAPAQQKMSMITFGNPERAILNPLEYKPVYYDSSSQFYTLPVNRLALAELPDINGQHGGILRARTNMITADFVSGGGMMQENIQAAVMNLLTFGDVALLKLRNAFGKVIGLHPLPSLYLRRGKDQKFYILQKSGALTYAEKDIVFIKLYDTRQQVYGKPDYLGGIHSAMLNNEATIFRRRYYKNGAHLGYILYTTDPNMTDEMEDEMKQQIAAGKGVGNFKSMMINIPGGKEKGVQLLPVSDMTAKDEFVNIKNISMQDILNAHRFPPGLAGMMPNNNSSFPDITKTRDAYQRDEVTPIQKLIRDAVNNDSDIPASLRIIFTQSEQVDA
- a CDS encoding terminase large subunit domain-containing protein, which gives rise to MAQKYSEEIRDVARALYLKRWTPQEIKEELRLPSVRIIYYWAEKFSWRDLLSEEGVEAALSRRIQVLTDRDGKSQLELQELDQLVGHHVKLLAQRAKREEKLLQLQHLQESGKSCADGTLTDEGTIQQRKGRKRKNDVSEITADSFNEWVSVLFGYQLTLRENLHQKIRNVLKARQLGATWYFAGEALEDAILNGKPQVFLSASKRQAEVFRRYIVQIAHKFLGIELTGNPIRLSNGAEMSFLGTNSNTAQSESANVYIDEYFWIPKFRKLNDVASAMATHDHWRITYFSTPSSKAHEAYPFWTGDEWRRGRPERKHIEFPTEAELRDGGRLCPDKQWRLIVTIEDAVKAGFNLANIDDLRDRYSGPAFDMLFMCVFVDDKDAVFGFDQLMKCGTDPAMWQDFKPDDPRPFGNREVWGGYDPSRTTDNATFVVIAVPLYAAEKYRVLRKWVWTGLSFKFQAEQIKKIKEAYNLTYIGIDVTGIGAGVFDIVSAFAPREAVPIHYSVESKNRLVLKMIDVVGGNRIEWDREDKDIAASFMAIKRTTTASGNAMTFVATRSQETGHADSFWAISHAMQNEPLNTEHKRKSRWILG